One part of the Quercus lobata isolate SW786 chromosome 7, ValleyOak3.0 Primary Assembly, whole genome shotgun sequence genome encodes these proteins:
- the LOC115952835 gene encoding putative disease resistance protein RGA3 yields MAGVLVSALLDQLTSIFAEKAKQEIELVVGVDEEVRKLEDNLRMIQAVLEDAEKRQMTEAAVKLWLGKLKDTSYLMDDVLDEWNTELIKARIQEEEKEEENAESSHARKKTKVSFSMIPSPSSWLRPVHKLRMRDGFAHEIKDLSGKLDELFKERVGFGFRLYGGTTVVERPTTTSLVDVSKICGRGKEREELVSNLLGKDSQEEKSPHVISLIGMGGMGKTTLAQLAYNRDDVRAHFEMPIWVCVSDPFDQIRVAKAIIESIERKSPNISELQNLLGRICDLIRGKKFFLVLDDVWSEKPNDWEPFELALKFGAQGSRILITTRKEGVAKMVNSAYTMNLEVLSNEDSWLICSQMASVDRDDEQLGKLGRELANKCKGLPLAAKILGIVMGGQRSRQKWKNILDSNLWELEDVRIGVLGPFLFSYNELPSAIKQCFLYCASFPKDYRFSRNELVHEWMAHGYLGSESNMEDTGERYFEKLVMHSFFQDFKQDDNDDDKIIRCHMHDMIHDFAQFMSTNECITIDGDKELGTDCKSARHLTLELKEETQFPESIYSAKNLRTLFLRTPYFGRMVFSSALFQHLTCLRSLNLKDSSFEKLPNEVEKLKHLRLLNLSCSNITELPEMMCNLCNLQTLDISGCGEIRKLPQGMGKLIKLRHLLIDECEELTEPFPKGIGRLSSLRTLERFVIGGINNTGECKLGELKNLVHLKGYLGIEGLQNVTDVQEAENAQLKNKIHLRNLRLEFGGQAEEDDEEDEEDRRGENDELVLNALEPHPELESLWIYEISSQ; encoded by the coding sequence ATGGCCGGGGTTCTAGTTTCTGCTCTCTTGGATCAGTTGACTTCAATCTTTGCTGAGAAGGCAAAACAAGAGATAGAGTTGGTCGTGGGTGTTGACGAAGAAGTCCGGAAGCTCGAAGACAATCTCCGAATGATCCAGGCGGTGCTCGAAGATGCTGAGAAAAGACAAATGACCGAAGCAGCTGTGAAGCTTTGGTTAGGAAAGCTCAAAGACACATCCTACCTGATGGACGACGTGTTGGATGAGTGGAACACTGAATTGATCAAAGCAAGGATCCAGGAagaggagaaagaagaagagaatgcTGAAAGCTCTCATGCTCGGAAGAAGACGAAGGTAAGCTTCTCTATGATCCCTTCCCCTTCATCATGGCTCCGTCCAGTTCATAAACTTAGAATGCGTGACGGCTTTGCTCACGAAATAAAAGACCTGAGTGGAAAGTTAGATGAGCTTTTTAAAGAGAGAGTCGGTTTCGGGTTTCGATTGTATGGGGGCACTACAGTAGTTGAGCGACCAACAACTACCTCCCTTGTTGATGTGTCTAAAATTTGCGGTCGTGGTAAGGAAAGGGAGGAGCTAGTGAGCAACCTCTTGGGCAAGGATAGCCAAGAAGAAAAGAGCCCCCATGTCATCTCCTTAATAGGCATGGGAGGTATGGGAAAAACGACTCTTGCCCAACTAGCTTACAATAGAGATGATGTGCGGGCCCATTTTGAAATGCCAATATGGGTATGTGTTTCTGATCCTTTTGATCAGATTAGGGTTGCCAAAGCAATCATTGAATCTATCGAACGTAAATCCCCCAACATTTCTGAATTGCAAAATCTATTAGGTAGAATTTGTGATTTGATTAGGGGAAAGAAGTTTTTTCTTGTCTTAGATGACGTGTGGtctgaaaaacccaatgattgggaGCCATTCGAACTTGCACTCAAATTTGGTGCTCAAGGTAGTAGAATTTTGATCACCACACGTAAGGAGGGAGTTGCAAAGATGGTAAATAGTGCTTATACCATGAATTTGGAGGTACTGTCTAATGAAGACAGCTGGTTGATATGCAGTCAAATGGCATCTGTTGACAGAGATGATGAGCAACTAGGAAAACTTGGTCGAGAACTAGCAAATAAGTGTAAAGGCTTGCCACTTGCTGCAAAGATTTTAGGGATTGTCATGGGCGGCCAAAGAAGTAGGCAAAAATGGAAGAACATTTTGGACAGTAATTTATGGGAATTAGAAGATGTTCGAATTGGTGTTTTAGGACCATTCTTATTTAGTTATAATGAGTTGCCATCAGCAATAAAACAATGCTTCTTGTATTGTGCTAGCTTTCCAAAGGATTATCGCTTTTCTAGAAATGAGTTGGTCCACGAATGGATGGCACATGGATATTTGGGCTCGGAATCTAATATGGAGGATACGGGAGAaaggtattttgaaaaattagttATGCACTCCTTCTTCCAAGATTTTAAGCaagatgacaatgatgatgataagATAATAAGATGCCACATGCATGATATGATTCATGACTTCGCCCAATTTATGTCAACAAATGAATGCATCACAATTGATGGTGACAAAGAGTTGGGGACAGATTGTAAAAGTGCTCGTCATTTGACATTAGAATTAAAGGAGGAAACACAATTTCCTGAATCTATCTATAGTGCAAAAAATCTACGGACTCTTTTTCTACGAACTCCTTATTTTGGAAGAATGGTCTTCTCATCTGCTTTATTCCAGCATTTGACATGCCTCCGGTCATTGAATTTGAAAGATAGTTCCTTTGAGAAACTTCCAAATGAAgtggaaaaattaaaacatttaagATTGCTCAATTTATCATGTTCTAACATTACAGAATTACCTGAAATGATGtgtaatttatgtaatttacaAACATTGGATATTAGCGGTTGTGGTGAGATTAGGAAATTACCCCAAGGAATGGGTAAACTAATTAAATTGAGACATCTTCTTATTGATGAGTGTGAAGAATTGACCGAACCCTTTCCAAAAGGGATTGGGAGATTGAGTTCTCTTAGAACATTAGAGAGATTCGTAATAGGTGGTATAAACAATACTGGGGAATGTAAACTTGGAGAGTTGAAGAATCTAGTCCACCTTAAAGGGTATCTTGGGATAGAAGGCCTGCAAAACGTAACAGATGTACAAGAGGCTGAGAATGCACAACTAAAAAATAAGATACACCTCCGTAACTTAAGATTAGAGTTTGGTGGGCAAGCTGAGGAGGATGATGAGGAGGATGAGGAGGATAGAAGAGGGGAGAATGATGAATTAGTTCTTAATGCGTTGGAGCCACATCCAGAGTTGGAGAGTTTATGGATTTATGAAATTAGTTCTCAGTGA